A DNA window from Microcystis aeruginosa NIES-843 contains the following coding sequences:
- the cysH gene encoding phosphoadenosine phosphosulfate reductase: MPDLHLLNSHPQALETAFIPTADRSFSYPLSLDLATINQRFDSANAAEIVAWAEATFGEGLVMSTSFGIQAAVMLHLVTAIIPDIPIIWIDTGYLPPETYQFAEDLSQRLHLNLKVYQSPLSPARMEAIHGKLWSNNDLDSLNLYDKIRKVEPMQRALKELKATAWLAGLRRDQTDHRKTLQWVNQQGERYKILPILDWNAKTIYDYLTKYDLPYHPYFDLGYVSVGDWHSSRPLTADDSNERDTRFKGLKQECGLHLPLTPGEAQSLDASSL, from the coding sequence ATGCCAGATTTACACTTGCTTAATTCTCATCCACAGGCCCTAGAAACTGCCTTCATCCCCACTGCCGACCGGTCTTTTTCCTACCCTCTATCCCTCGACCTCGCTACAATTAATCAACGTTTTGACTCCGCTAACGCCGCGGAAATCGTCGCTTGGGCGGAAGCCACCTTCGGGGAAGGTTTGGTGATGAGTACCAGTTTCGGCATTCAGGCGGCGGTAATGTTGCACCTCGTCACCGCAATTATCCCCGATATTCCCATCATTTGGATCGATACCGGCTATCTTCCCCCAGAAACCTATCAATTTGCCGAAGACTTAAGCCAACGCCTCCATTTAAACCTGAAAGTTTATCAATCTCCCCTCAGTCCCGCCCGCATGGAAGCAATCCACGGTAAATTGTGGTCAAATAACGATCTCGACTCCCTCAATCTCTACGACAAAATCCGCAAGGTGGAGCCGATGCAACGGGCCCTGAAGGAATTAAAGGCCACCGCTTGGTTAGCAGGTTTACGTCGCGACCAAACCGACCACCGCAAAACTCTCCAATGGGTCAATCAACAGGGCGAACGTTACAAAATATTACCGATCCTTGACTGGAATGCCAAAACCATCTATGACTATCTGACTAAATACGATCTTCCCTACCATCCCTATTTTGATCTAGGTTATGTCTCCGTCGGCGATTGGCACTCCAGTCGGCCTTTAACCGCCGATGATAGCAACGAACGAGACACCCGTTTCAAGGGTTTAAAACAAGAATGCGGTCTTCATTTACCCTTAACCCCCGGAGAAGCACAAAGTCTCGACGCAAGCTCCCTATAA
- a CDS encoding alpha/beta fold hydrolase, whose protein sequence is MIINPPLTMAILENFLEVGSLKWFYRQVNPDQQPDTTPVILLHGLPAHGYIWRELLTSLEEYNINAIAPDWIGSGLSAKPNAREFAYTPAAFCQALADFIQALQLPKISLIVQGFLASVGLQYALENPDKIERLIILNTPLSSDVKLPWIMKQWGLPFLGDMATQDPLLVDRTLETGSGFVISDADLAIFRQPYLKTSAVGRALLATIRNLNLSKTMAEIETGLENFEKPILFVWGMADPWLSSVTVEKLATKSGVELIPLAEAKHYPQEHWSKEISPQIINFLGRKT, encoded by the coding sequence ATGATTATTAATCCCCCATTAACCATGGCTATTTTAGAAAATTTTCTCGAAGTCGGCTCTCTCAAGTGGTTTTATCGACAGGTTAACCCCGATCAACAACCGGACACAACTCCCGTGATCCTACTCCATGGTTTACCCGCCCATGGCTATATTTGGCGGGAATTATTGACCAGTTTAGAAGAATATAACATTAATGCCATTGCCCCCGATTGGATCGGTTCCGGTTTATCCGCTAAACCCAATGCCAGAGAATTCGCCTACACACCTGCCGCTTTTTGTCAAGCCTTGGCCGATTTTATTCAAGCTCTCCAATTGCCGAAAATCTCCCTAATCGTCCAAGGTTTTTTAGCCTCCGTCGGTTTACAATACGCCCTAGAAAATCCCGATAAAATTGAGCGTTTGATCATCTTAAATACTCCCCTCTCCAGTGATGTCAAATTACCCTGGATAATGAAACAATGGGGGCTACCTTTCCTCGGAGATATGGCGACTCAAGACCCCTTATTAGTCGATCGTACTTTAGAAACTGGTAGCGGTTTTGTGATTAGTGATGCAGATCTGGCTATTTTCCGTCAACCTTATCTAAAAACTTCGGCAGTGGGTCGCGCTTTACTGGCCACGATTCGCAATTTAAACCTATCGAAAACTATGGCAGAAATTGAGACAGGTTTAGAGAACTTTGAAAAACCTATCCTTTTTGTCTGGGGAATGGCCGATCCTTGGTTATCTTCTGTCACCGTCGAAAAATTAGCTACTAAATCAGGAGTGGAATTAATCCCCCTCGCGGAAGCAAAACACTATCCCCAAGAACATTGGTCAAAAGAAATTAGTCCCCAGATTATTAATTTTCTCGGACGCAAAACCTAA